The following proteins are co-located in the Telopea speciosissima isolate NSW1024214 ecotype Mountain lineage chromosome 9, Tspe_v1, whole genome shotgun sequence genome:
- the LOC122639337 gene encoding interactor of constitutive active ROPs 4-like, translating into MPRSRGSELPQRQSPRGPLSVRASSSDSESLHHHHHRPVVDRSPKVGVSERKSPRSSQPDSLQQKKLGTRIAGLESQLGQAQEELKKLKDQLASAETAKKEAQAELEKKAQKPIVEEIPREEEQPPSSSSEEVHESSSLNEKNLCDPDDQSTDVFEVPVETKPQSDPKIEFTETVTQKEEEESKTTQVEKCVEPPPPSSPDNAARLKEEINSLNEKLTEKEKELELSREENERLKKQAKDAGAKAASALAKEEESALKLSKVGEELEDSKVNFCRLNERLEEVEAAKVVLETEMKKMRVQTEQWKKAADAAAAILSAGCDGGGVEMNERRIAERCGSMDKYIGSGFGAADGFGGIVGSPLMADDLDDGFGNGKKKGAGIRMFSDLWKKKGQK; encoded by the exons ATGCCACGATCGAG GGGATCGGAGTTGCCTCAGAGGCAATCTCCCAGGGGTCCACTTTCGGTGAGAGCTTCAAGCTCTGACTCTGAATCcctgcatcatcatcatcatcgaccTGTTGTTGATCGGAGCCCCAAGGTGGGAGTTTCAGAACGCAAATCTCCGAGAAGCTCTCAGCCTGATTCGTTGCAGCAGAAGAAGCTGGGAACCCGCATTGCTGGTTTGGAATCTCAACTGGGTCAAGCTCAGGAAGAGCTCAAGAAGCTTAAAGACCAGTTAGCTTCTGCTGAAACTGCCAAAAAAGAAGCTCAAGCAGAGCTTGAAAAGAAAGCCCAGAAACCAATCGTGGAGGAGATCCCTAGGGAAGAAGAGCAAccaccttcttcatcttcagaggaAGTCCATGAATCATCAtcattaaatgaaaaaaatctgTGTGACCCAGATGATCAGTCCACCGATGTCTTCGAAGTCCCAGTTGAAACTAAACCTCAATCTGACCCCAAAATTGAATTCACAGAAACGGTCactcaaaaagaagaagaagaatctaaaACAACACAAGTTGAGAAATGTGTAGAACCAccacctccatcatcaccagaCAACGCAGCCCGCTTGAAGGAAGAAATCAATTCTCTGAACGAGAAGTTGacggagaaagaaaaggaattgGAATTGTCACGAGAAGAGAACGAGAGGCTAAAGAAGCAGGCAAAGGACGCAGGAGCTAAAGCTGCCTCAGCTTTagctaaagaagaagaatccgCCTTGAAGCTCAGCAAAGTTGGGGAAGAGCTTGAAGACAGTAAGGTTAATTTTTGCAGGTTGAACGAGAGACTCGAAGAAGTGGAAGCAGCGAAGGTGGTGTTGGAGACAGAGATGAAAAAGATGAGAGTGCAAACGGAGCAATGGAAGAAAGCTGCAGATGCGGCAGCGGCAATACTCTCTGCTGgttgtgatggtggtggtgtggAGATGAACGAAAGGAGGATTGCAGAGCGGTGTGGGTCCATGGATAAATACATCGGGAGCGGGTTTGGAGCGGCTGATGGGTTCGGTGGAATCGTGGGATCACCTCTCATGGCTGACGATTTGGATGATGGATTCGGAAATGGCAAGAAGAAGGGTGCCGGGATAAGGATGTTTAGTGATTTGTGGAAGAAGAAGGGCCAGAAATAA